One window from the genome of Jiangella alba encodes:
- a CDS encoding metallopeptidase family protein, producing the protein MDADSIDLDTFEDMVTQALAELPDWVQRAVDGIAIMVDDEPPADYHGRGLLLGQFHGVARTRIGGRVPGSLPDRIELYRVPILRVSQTPDDVAARVRKVLGHEIGHAFGIAETRLRELGWY; encoded by the coding sequence GTGGACGCCGACTCCATCGACCTCGACACGTTCGAGGACATGGTCACGCAGGCCCTGGCCGAGCTGCCCGACTGGGTGCAGCGGGCCGTCGACGGCATCGCGATCATGGTCGACGACGAGCCGCCGGCCGACTACCACGGCCGTGGCCTGCTGCTCGGCCAGTTCCACGGGGTCGCCCGGACGCGCATCGGCGGCCGGGTGCCGGGCAGCCTGCCCGACCGCATCGAGCTGTACCGCGTCCCGATCCTGCGGGTCAGCCAGACGCCCGACGACGTCGCGGCGCGGGTGCGCAAGGTGCTCGGGCACGAGATCGGGCACGCGTTCGGCATCGCCGAGACCCGGTTGCGCGAGCTCGGATGGTACTGA
- a CDS encoding SDR family oxidoreductase, with protein MRIAVAGGTGRLGRHLVDALTEAGHDAAPFSRTTGVDVVTGEGLAAALKGADVLVDAATGPSPDRDEAAAFFRAAVANLRQAGADAGVQRVVVVSIIGADRFTSSYAASKADQERAWLDGPLPVRILRSDLFHEFVEPMMGWGRQGDVVHLPRMVRQPVAARTVAETAAELATAPDGPPLLEVAGPRVENLVDLGTLVLAHRGDPARAEGVSDPGDPDGVLYEAGRVLPGPDAVVAGPSFADWLEGTR; from the coding sequence ATGAGGATCGCAGTAGCCGGCGGAACGGGTCGACTCGGGCGTCACCTGGTCGACGCGCTGACCGAGGCCGGGCACGACGCGGCGCCGTTCTCGCGCACCACCGGAGTGGACGTCGTCACCGGTGAGGGGCTCGCGGCGGCGCTCAAGGGGGCGGACGTCCTCGTCGACGCCGCCACCGGGCCGTCGCCGGACCGGGACGAGGCGGCGGCGTTCTTCCGTGCCGCCGTGGCGAACCTGCGGCAGGCCGGGGCGGACGCCGGCGTGCAGCGGGTCGTGGTGGTGTCGATCATCGGGGCCGACCGGTTCACGTCGAGCTACGCCGCGTCCAAGGCGGACCAGGAACGGGCGTGGCTGGACGGGCCGCTCCCCGTGCGCATCCTGCGCTCGGACCTGTTCCACGAGTTCGTCGAGCCCATGATGGGCTGGGGCCGCCAGGGCGACGTCGTCCACCTGCCCCGGATGGTGCGGCAGCCGGTCGCCGCCCGGACGGTGGCCGAGACCGCCGCGGAGCTCGCGACCGCCCCGGACGGGCCGCCCCTGCTGGAGGTCGCCGGGCCGCGCGTGGAGAACCTCGTCGACCTGGGCACGCTCGTCCTCGCCCACCGCGGCGACCCCGCCCGCGCCGAGGGCGTCAGCGACCCCGGCGACCCGGACGGCGTGCTGTACGAGGCGGGACGGGTCCTGCCCGGCCCGGACGCCGTCGTCGCCGGCCCCTCCTTCGCCGACTGGCTGGAGGGGACGCGGTGA
- a CDS encoding polysaccharide pyruvyl transferase family protein has product MTSTTATPRSVLLRSSWANVNIGDVAHSPGLVTALLDAEPDARITLWPMRLGEREEAMIRRAIPTVTIVRGDLDEAGVPTTPELAAAWDGADVFVNGSAASASLVPELAAWRERSDRPYGYGGVTVDPLCPPAWGSLERLRVMTQDLPATFLEDDARAIIDGAEFLFARDSISLEYLRSQGARPGVLEFGPDGTFAYRHRDDAAADAFLVALGLTAGEFGCFVPRLRYAPYPDIYGTERTREFDRRYAINAGTVGLDLDTLAAAITTWVRSTGQRAVVVPEMSYAVELAQDELLPRVPDDVVDRVTVLDRYWPLEEAHAVYARARAVVSMECHSPILASVHGTPALYVRQPTDTVKGEMYADLGGADVVVEIEPDGPEGAAAAVEALLEDEAASRATSSAMNAAAVGRLRDVARTILFGEAASEFTRGDREADLVSTR; this is encoded by the coding sequence TTGACCTCCACCACCGCCACGCCCCGCTCCGTGCTCCTGCGCTCGTCGTGGGCGAACGTGAACATCGGCGACGTCGCACACTCGCCCGGCCTCGTCACCGCCCTGCTCGACGCCGAGCCCGATGCCCGCATCACGCTGTGGCCGATGCGCCTCGGCGAGCGCGAGGAGGCGATGATCCGCCGGGCGATCCCGACGGTCACGATCGTGCGGGGCGACCTCGACGAGGCCGGGGTGCCGACGACGCCGGAGCTCGCCGCGGCGTGGGACGGCGCGGACGTCTTCGTGAACGGCTCGGCGGCGAGCGCCTCGCTCGTGCCGGAGCTGGCAGCCTGGCGTGAGCGGTCCGACCGCCCGTACGGGTACGGCGGCGTGACGGTCGACCCGCTCTGCCCGCCCGCCTGGGGCTCGCTCGAACGGTTGCGGGTCATGACGCAGGACCTGCCGGCGACGTTCCTCGAGGACGACGCCCGCGCGATCATCGACGGCGCCGAGTTCCTGTTCGCGCGGGACTCGATCAGCCTCGAGTACCTGCGCTCCCAGGGGGCTCGCCCCGGGGTGCTCGAGTTCGGACCGGACGGCACGTTCGCCTATCGCCACCGCGACGACGCCGCGGCTGACGCCTTCCTGGTCGCGCTGGGCCTCACGGCCGGGGAGTTCGGGTGCTTCGTGCCCCGGCTGCGCTACGCGCCGTACCCGGACATCTACGGAACGGAGCGCACCCGGGAGTTCGACCGCCGGTACGCGATCAACGCCGGCACCGTCGGCCTCGACCTCGACACCCTCGCCGCCGCGATCACCACCTGGGTCCGCTCCACGGGCCAGCGGGCCGTCGTCGTGCCCGAGATGAGCTACGCGGTGGAGTTGGCACAGGACGAGCTGCTGCCACGCGTCCCGGACGACGTCGTCGACCGGGTCACCGTCCTCGACCGGTACTGGCCGCTCGAGGAGGCGCACGCCGTCTACGCCCGCGCCCGCGCCGTCGTCAGCATGGAGTGCCACTCGCCGATCCTCGCGTCCGTCCATGGCACGCCCGCGCTCTACGTGCGTCAGCCCACCGACACCGTCAAGGGTGAGATGTACGCCGACCTCGGAGGCGCGGACGTCGTCGTCGAGATCGAGCCGGACGGCCCGGAGGGCGCGGCCGCTGCCGTCGAAGCGCTCCTCGAGGACGAGGCGGCGTCCCGGGCGACGTCGTCGGCCATGAACGCCGCGGCCGTCGGCCGCCTGCGCGACGTCGCCCGCACCATCCTGTTCGGCGAGGCCGCATCCGAGTTCACCCGCGGGGACCGGGAGGCAGACCTTGTCTCAACTCGCTGA
- a CDS encoding thiolase family protein, whose product MREAVIVDAVRTPLGRGKPGGALSTVHPVDLHAVVLRALVERTALDPAAVDDVIGGAVGQIGEQSMNTTRWAVLAAGFPESVPAVTVDRQCGSSQQAVHFAAQGVLSGAYDVAIASGVESMSRIPIGSQAAGRDAFGAGVAERYPDGLVPQGVSAELIAARYGIPRERLDAFALASHQRAAAAWADGRFADEVVKVPGADLAVDQSVRPDTSADALAGLAPSFRAEVWERRFPEIGWQVTAGNSSPVNDGAAAVLIVEAAVARQLGLRPRARLHSFAVAGADPLLMLLGIIPATQKVLARAGLTLADIDAFEVNEAFAGVVLAWLDETGADPARVNVNGGATAIGHPLGASGARLLTTLLSVLEQTGGRYGLQTMCEAGGLANATIVERLDAS is encoded by the coding sequence ATGCGAGAAGCTGTCATCGTCGATGCGGTCCGCACGCCCCTGGGACGGGGCAAACCGGGCGGCGCGTTGTCCACCGTCCACCCCGTCGACCTCCACGCGGTGGTGTTGCGTGCCCTGGTCGAGCGCACCGCTCTTGACCCCGCCGCCGTCGACGACGTCATCGGCGGCGCCGTCGGGCAGATCGGCGAGCAGAGCATGAACACCACCCGCTGGGCCGTCCTGGCCGCCGGCTTCCCCGAGTCGGTGCCCGCCGTCACCGTCGATCGCCAGTGCGGCAGCAGCCAGCAGGCGGTGCACTTCGCGGCACAGGGCGTCCTCAGCGGCGCCTACGACGTCGCCATCGCGTCGGGTGTCGAGTCGATGAGCCGCATCCCCATCGGTTCGCAGGCCGCGGGGCGCGACGCCTTCGGCGCCGGGGTCGCGGAGCGCTACCCCGACGGGCTGGTGCCGCAGGGCGTCAGCGCCGAGCTCATCGCCGCCCGCTACGGGATACCGCGCGAGCGGCTCGACGCGTTCGCGCTGGCCAGCCACCAGCGGGCGGCCGCCGCGTGGGCCGACGGCCGGTTCGCGGACGAGGTCGTGAAGGTGCCCGGCGCCGACCTCGCCGTCGACCAGTCGGTCCGGCCGGACACCTCGGCCGACGCGCTGGCCGGGCTGGCGCCGTCGTTCCGGGCCGAGGTGTGGGAGCGACGCTTCCCGGAGATCGGCTGGCAGGTCACCGCCGGCAACTCGTCGCCGGTCAACGACGGCGCGGCGGCCGTCCTGATCGTCGAGGCCGCCGTCGCCCGGCAGCTTGGGCTGCGGCCGCGCGCCCGGCTGCACTCGTTCGCCGTCGCGGGCGCCGATCCGCTGCTCATGCTGCTGGGCATCATTCCGGCGACGCAGAAGGTGCTGGCGCGCGCCGGGCTGACGCTCGCCGACATCGACGCGTTCGAGGTGAACGAGGCGTTCGCCGGCGTCGTCCTCGCCTGGCTGGACGAGACCGGCGCCGACCCCGCCCGCGTCAATGTCAACGGCGGCGCCACCGCCATCGGGCACCCGCTCGGCGCGAGCGGCGCCCGGCTGCTGACGACGCTGCTGTCGGTGCTCGAGCAGACCGGCGGCCGGTACGGCCTGCAGACCATGTGCGAGGCCGGCGGCCTGGCCAACGCGACCATCGTCGAGCGGCTGGACGCGTCGTGA
- a CDS encoding DUF2255 family protein, translated as MTDSSAVIDHLDHTGTVRLATRTEDGREIVTKIWAVVVDGQAYIRNGYGDSSKWYARLRRAGRAAFVDGDTRYDVTVQLADDEATNAAIDDAYSAKYAGSGSSLRMMITGDVRTTTLRVTPV; from the coding sequence ATGACCGACAGCAGTGCAGTCATCGACCACCTCGACCACACGGGCACCGTCCGGCTGGCCACCCGGACCGAGGACGGCCGCGAGATCGTCACCAAGATCTGGGCCGTCGTCGTCGACGGGCAGGCGTACATCCGCAACGGCTACGGCGACTCCTCCAAGTGGTACGCCCGCCTCCGCCGCGCCGGCCGCGCCGCCTTCGTCGACGGCGACACCAGGTACGACGTCACCGTCCAGCTCGCCGACGACGAGGCGACGAACGCCGCGATCGACGACGCCTACAGCGCCAAGTACGCCGGGTCCGGGTCGTCGCTGCGCATGATGATCACCGGCGACGTCCGCACGACCACCCTCCGCGTGACGCCCGTCTAG
- a CDS encoding STAS/SEC14 domain-containing protein → MPPGTIGVQAAGEVTEEDYRDVLVPALSSALERKDVRLLYVLDSGFSYSAGAMWADTKLWARHLKGWRKVAVVSDADWLENSIKAFGWMMPGDIKVFEPDEILEAKQWLVEDEDDD, encoded by the coding sequence ATGCCACCGGGAACCATCGGCGTCCAGGCGGCCGGGGAGGTCACCGAGGAGGACTACCGCGACGTGCTCGTCCCGGCGCTCAGCAGCGCGCTCGAGCGCAAGGACGTGCGTCTGCTGTACGTGCTGGACAGCGGCTTCTCCTACTCGGCCGGAGCGATGTGGGCCGATACCAAGCTGTGGGCGCGGCATCTCAAGGGCTGGAGGAAGGTCGCGGTCGTCTCCGACGCCGACTGGCTGGAGAACAGCATCAAGGCGTTCGGATGGATGATGCCCGGCGACATCAAGGTCTTCGAACCCGACGAGATCCTCGAGGCGAAGCAGTGGTTGGTCGAGGACGAGGACGACGACTGA
- a CDS encoding LacI family DNA-binding transcriptional regulator produces the protein MGTQKEIARRAGVSVSVVSAVINGTTHTRMSDETRARVEAVIEDLGYVPNDAARALRRQRSGTIAVVVEKIENPIYRDMFHGIYDAAEARGWAVVLGDARWMRSGSHFLARLLGQGSIDGIILRSEGLIDDEVLAHLRARPAPVIVVEGRHAPDGRWLAIDDAAAGRVATRHLLDLGHLDIEFVGGEQWVPTLERHRGYAGAMLDAGLEARDAILTGHGSPEGAAALREVIGSGRRPTALVANNVLAGIGICAAAHDAGISIPGDLSVIAIHDADVAGDVRPALATVRMPMAELGARAVDAIAAILEDAPTRFGLVDEPAPVLIPRASTAPPPGSPRLR, from the coding sequence ATGGGTACCCAGAAGGAGATCGCACGCCGCGCCGGGGTCTCGGTCTCCGTCGTGTCCGCCGTCATCAACGGCACCACGCACACGCGGATGAGCGACGAGACGCGTGCTCGCGTCGAGGCCGTCATCGAGGACCTGGGGTACGTCCCGAACGACGCCGCACGGGCCCTGCGCCGGCAACGCTCGGGGACGATCGCCGTCGTCGTCGAGAAGATCGAGAACCCGATCTACCGCGACATGTTCCACGGCATCTACGACGCCGCGGAGGCGCGCGGGTGGGCGGTCGTGCTGGGCGACGCGCGCTGGATGCGCTCCGGCAGCCACTTCCTCGCGCGCCTGCTGGGGCAGGGTTCGATCGACGGCATCATCCTGCGGAGCGAGGGCCTCATCGACGACGAGGTGCTCGCCCACCTGCGCGCCCGCCCCGCCCCGGTGATCGTCGTCGAGGGGCGTCACGCACCGGACGGCCGCTGGCTGGCGATCGACGACGCCGCGGCCGGCCGCGTGGCAACACGGCACCTGCTCGACCTCGGCCACCTGGACATCGAGTTCGTGGGCGGCGAGCAGTGGGTGCCGACGCTGGAACGGCACCGGGGCTACGCCGGCGCGATGCTCGACGCCGGCCTCGAGGCGCGCGATGCGATCCTGACCGGCCACGGATCCCCGGAAGGCGCAGCGGCCCTCCGGGAGGTCATCGGCTCCGGCCGCCGGCCGACGGCGCTCGTGGCCAACAACGTGCTCGCGGGCATCGGCATCTGCGCGGCGGCTCACGACGCCGGCATCTCCATTCCGGGCGACCTCTCCGTGATCGCGATCCACGACGCGGACGTCGCCGGTGACGTCCGCCCCGCGCTCGCGACCGTGCGCATGCCGATGGCCGAGCTCGGGGCACGCGCCGTCGACGCGATCGCGGCGATCCTGGAGGACGCACCGACGCGGTTCGGCCTCGTCGACGAGCCCGCACCCGTGCTGATCCCGCGCGCCAGCACGGCGCCGCCTCCGGGGTCGCCTCGCCTCCGGTGA
- a CDS encoding nuclear transport factor 2 family protein produces MTDLQAVADRVEIEALRGEFADAGMMRDYDRFAALFTDDAVWRVPAVGAEFAGRDAIRAGIERLLGDLWDYLVQGTHPGVVRLDGDTATGRAYVLSFGRLGDGGSHLNYSVYHDRYRRTPDGWRFSERVDEVLYVDTSPLAGGPPG; encoded by the coding sequence GTGACCGACCTCCAGGCCGTCGCCGACCGGGTCGAGATCGAGGCGCTGCGCGGCGAGTTCGCCGACGCCGGGATGATGCGCGACTACGACCGGTTCGCGGCGCTGTTCACCGACGACGCCGTCTGGCGGGTCCCCGCGGTCGGCGCCGAGTTCGCCGGCCGCGACGCGATCCGCGCCGGGATCGAGCGGCTGCTCGGCGACCTGTGGGACTACCTGGTGCAGGGCACCCACCCGGGCGTCGTCCGCCTCGACGGCGACACGGCGACCGGCCGCGCCTACGTGCTGAGCTTCGGCCGGCTCGGCGACGGCGGGTCGCACCTCAACTACTCCGTCTACCACGACCGCTACCGCCGCACCCCCGACGGCTGGCGCTTCTCCGAGCGCGTCGACGAGGTGCTGTACGTGGACACCAGTCCACTGGCGGGCGGCCCGCCCGGCTGA
- a CDS encoding DUF1269 domain-containing protein, with amino-acid sequence MTTFTVWKFEDPDGAARAAAALKAAESDGVVKIVDHAVLSWRQGEEKPRLEHTHDSTKRGAGWGALWGILGGALFMIPVAGAIIGAGIGALAKATEGTGITQGDLERIRTEVGPGTSALFMVTDDADVDRLGERFHGRDATLISTNLTEAERAILLETFGGR; translated from the coding sequence ATGACCACGTTCACGGTCTGGAAGTTCGAGGACCCGGACGGCGCGGCCCGGGCCGCAGCGGCGCTGAAGGCCGCCGAGTCCGACGGGGTCGTGAAGATCGTCGACCACGCGGTGCTGAGCTGGCGGCAAGGTGAGGAGAAGCCAAGGCTCGAGCACACGCACGACAGCACGAAGCGGGGTGCCGGCTGGGGCGCGCTCTGGGGAATCCTCGGCGGCGCTCTCTTCATGATCCCCGTCGCCGGAGCCATCATCGGAGCCGGCATCGGCGCGCTCGCGAAGGCCACCGAGGGGACCGGGATCACCCAGGGTGACCTCGAACGCATCCGCACCGAGGTCGGTCCCGGCACCTCGGCGCTGTTCATGGTCACCGACGACGCGGACGTCGACCGGCTGGGCGAGCGATTCCATGGCCGGGACGCCACCCTGATCAGCACCAACCTCACCGAGGCCGAGCGCGCGATTCTGCTGGAGACGTTCGGCGGCCGCTGA
- a CDS encoding AAA family ATPase, with the protein MPAVVVLTGLPGTGKSTLADRAAAVLGAPSFAGDWLLGALAPHGVLHDLDRATYRRVYHDLLGTLVTRQLLLGQSAVVDCLVDDEVLTRWRGLAGEHGARLAVVECRCGDVDVHRRRVEGRRRGIPGWHEVDWAHVERMRAEFPPLTVEHLDLDTAHLDADVALARVLAYAQA; encoded by the coding sequence GTGCCCGCCGTCGTCGTCCTCACCGGCCTGCCCGGCACCGGCAAGTCGACGCTGGCCGACCGGGCCGCCGCGGTGCTCGGCGCGCCGTCATTCGCCGGCGACTGGCTGCTCGGCGCACTCGCGCCGCACGGCGTCCTGCACGACCTGGACCGCGCGACGTACCGGCGGGTGTACCACGATCTGCTGGGCACGCTGGTCACGCGGCAGCTGCTGCTCGGCCAGTCCGCCGTCGTCGACTGCCTGGTGGACGACGAGGTGCTGACGCGGTGGCGCGGCCTGGCCGGCGAGCACGGCGCCCGGCTGGCGGTCGTCGAGTGCCGGTGCGGCGACGTCGACGTGCACCGGCGGCGGGTCGAGGGGCGGCGGCGCGGGATCCCGGGCTGGCACGAGGTCGACTGGGCGCACGTCGAGCGCATGCGCGCCGAGTTCCCGCCACTCACCGTCGAGCACCTGGACCTCGACACCGCGCACCTCGACGCCGATGTGGCGCTGGCCCGCGTGCTCGCCTACGCCCAGGCATAG
- a CDS encoding phosphotransferase family protein, whose amino-acid sequence MLDDIGAALRRQLPSHAGAAVVPLGAGVDNVAFAAGDLVLRRSRDDDPATRLAAAEREAALLTAVAAVSSLPVPEPVFVDGPTGILAYRRLPGAPLLFHPVAAPAALAEPLARFLTGLHADAHGALSALVDVDDTPGAEWLADAAESYETAVAVIGTAGRRRVEAFLAAPPPGPPRRLTFCHADLGAEHLLVDGGALSGVIDWTDAAVADPAVDLGRLYRDLGPDVVERIVASYGGDRDAVEPERVAFYARCALLEDIAYGVETDAAEYARLGLAHLDRTFG is encoded by the coding sequence ATGCTCGACGACATCGGCGCGGCGCTGCGCCGCCAGCTGCCGTCCCACGCCGGCGCGGCGGTGGTGCCGCTCGGCGCCGGCGTCGACAACGTCGCGTTCGCCGCCGGCGACCTCGTGCTGCGCAGGTCCCGCGACGACGACCCCGCGACGCGGCTCGCGGCGGCCGAGCGCGAGGCGGCGCTGCTGACGGCGGTCGCGGCGGTGTCGAGCCTGCCGGTGCCGGAGCCGGTGTTCGTCGACGGACCCACCGGGATCCTCGCGTACCGCAGGCTGCCCGGCGCGCCGCTGCTGTTCCACCCGGTCGCGGCGCCCGCGGCGCTGGCCGAGCCGCTCGCGCGGTTCCTCACGGGCCTGCACGCCGACGCGCACGGCGCGCTGTCCGCGCTGGTCGACGTCGACGACACACCGGGCGCGGAGTGGCTGGCCGACGCGGCGGAGTCGTACGAGACGGCGGTGGCGGTCATCGGGACGGCCGGCCGGCGCCGGGTCGAGGCGTTCCTCGCCGCGCCGCCGCCCGGACCGCCGCGGCGGCTGACGTTCTGCCACGCCGACCTCGGCGCCGAGCACCTGCTGGTCGACGGCGGCGCGCTGAGCGGCGTCATCGACTGGACCGACGCGGCCGTCGCCGATCCCGCCGTCGACCTCGGCCGGCTGTACCGCGACCTCGGCCCGGACGTCGTCGAGCGGATCGTCGCCTCGTACGGCGGTGACCGCGACGCCGTCGAGCCCGAGCGGGTCGCGTTCTACGCGCGGTGCGCGCTGCTCGAGGACATCGCGTACGGCGTCGAGACGGACGCCGCGGAGTACGCCCGGCTCGGGCTGGCGCACCTGGATCGCACGTTCGGCTGA
- a CDS encoding carbohydrate ABC transporter permease, producing the protein MTTTSPLGLTTKPRKARPSASAGRPVWMGPPNRVLTALRGLILTIGCAVVILPFLAVISTSLATQEEVTGNGGFVLLVREPTLASYQAVLSGGVVTRALVISIVVTVAGTLLSLACTIGLAYALSRPGSLGSRPILLAVLFTMLFSPGMIPMYLVVKQLGLLDNLLALILPVLINAFNVIVMREFFLDIPGELMESARIDGANDLTILARIVLPLSKAVISVIGLFYAVGYWNAFFNALLYISSPEKWPLQLVLRTYVVNETPMGVDQVSAGSDSLPPQLSIQMAILVISIVPILLVYPFLQKHFTKGLMIGAVKG; encoded by the coding sequence GTGACCACGACCTCTCCCCTGGGGCTCACGACCAAGCCACGCAAGGCGCGGCCGTCGGCGTCCGCCGGGCGCCCGGTCTGGATGGGGCCGCCGAACCGGGTGCTGACAGCCTTGCGCGGCCTCATCCTGACGATCGGTTGTGCCGTCGTCATCCTCCCTTTCCTCGCCGTCATCTCGACCTCGCTCGCCACGCAGGAGGAGGTGACCGGGAACGGCGGCTTCGTGCTGCTCGTCCGTGAACCGACCCTCGCCTCCTACCAGGCGGTCCTGTCCGGCGGCGTGGTGACCCGCGCACTGGTCATCAGCATCGTCGTGACCGTCGCCGGCACGCTGCTGTCGTTGGCATGCACGATCGGGCTCGCGTACGCGCTGTCCCGGCCCGGATCGCTCGGCTCGCGCCCGATCCTGCTGGCCGTGCTCTTCACGATGCTGTTCAGCCCCGGCATGATCCCGATGTATCTCGTGGTCAAGCAGCTCGGCCTGCTCGACAACCTGCTGGCGCTGATCCTTCCCGTGCTCATCAATGCCTTCAACGTCATCGTCATGCGGGAGTTCTTTCTCGACATCCCGGGCGAGCTCATGGAGAGCGCCCGCATCGACGGCGCGAACGACCTCACGATCCTCGCGCGCATCGTGTTGCCGTTGTCCAAGGCCGTGATCTCCGTCATCGGGCTGTTCTACGCCGTCGGCTACTGGAACGCGTTCTTCAACGCCCTGCTGTACATCAGCTCGCCCGAGAAGTGGCCCCTGCAACTGGTCCTGCGGACCTACGTCGTCAACGAGACCCCGATGGGCGTCGATCAGGTCTCCGCCGGCTCCGACAGCCTGCCCCCGCAGCTGTCCATCCAGATGGCGATCCTCGTCATCTCGATCGTCCCCATCCTCCTCGTCTACCCGTTCCTCCAGAAGCACTTCACCAAGGGACTCATGATCGGCGCCGTCAAGGGCTGA
- a CDS encoding ABC transporter permease, with amino-acid sequence MSQLAERPPQKSARKGSPPTATTRRPRRSGQTLARWRRDRLLLLLATPGVLVVLLFHYVPLLGNVIAFKGYLPFLTIGESPWVGWDNFQVIFSGDPLFVNALTNTLIITLIQVVLVFPLPLALALLLNEVISERLKRIVQSVLYMPHFLSWVIVVALFQQILGNAGMVNTLLRERDMSTFSIIGVPELFEVLITSQVIWKDTGWGTIIFLAAISRVDTSMYEAAAMDGAGAMRRMWHVTLPAIRSVFVLLLILRLGDALTVGFEQIILQQGAVGATASEVLDTYVYNHGIVGGNWGQAAAVGLTKGVISVLLVLGANKLAHKFGERGVYHK; translated from the coding sequence TTGTCTCAACTCGCTGAACGGCCGCCGCAGAAGTCCGCGCGGAAGGGCTCGCCGCCGACGGCGACCACCCGCCGGCCGCGACGCTCCGGCCAGACCCTCGCCCGCTGGCGGCGCGACCGGCTCCTGCTGCTGCTGGCCACCCCGGGCGTGCTGGTCGTGCTGTTGTTCCACTACGTCCCCTTGCTGGGCAACGTGATCGCGTTCAAGGGGTATCTGCCGTTCCTGACGATCGGGGAGAGCCCCTGGGTCGGCTGGGACAACTTCCAGGTGATCTTCTCGGGTGACCCGCTGTTCGTGAACGCGTTGACGAACACGTTGATCATCACGCTGATCCAGGTCGTGCTCGTGTTCCCGCTGCCGCTCGCGCTCGCCCTTCTCCTCAACGAGGTCATCTCGGAGCGGCTCAAGCGGATCGTGCAGTCGGTCCTCTACATGCCGCACTTCCTGTCCTGGGTGATCGTGGTCGCGCTGTTCCAGCAGATCCTGGGGAACGCGGGCATGGTGAACACGCTCCTGCGAGAGCGCGACATGTCGACGTTCTCCATCATCGGCGTGCCGGAGCTGTTCGAGGTCCTCATCACCAGCCAGGTGATCTGGAAGGACACCGGGTGGGGAACGATCATCTTCCTGGCTGCCATCTCGCGGGTCGACACCTCGATGTACGAGGCGGCCGCGATGGACGGCGCCGGCGCGATGCGGCGCATGTGGCACGTCACGCTGCCGGCGATCCGGTCGGTGTTCGTCCTGCTGCTGATCCTGCGGCTCGGGGACGCCCTCACGGTCGGCTTCGAGCAGATCATCCTGCAGCAGGGCGCGGTCGGCGCGACGGCGAGTGAGGTCCTCGACACCTACGTCTACAACCACGGAATCGTCGGCGGCAACTGGGGCCAGGCCGCTGCCGTCGGCCTCACGAAGGGTGTCATCTCAGTGCTCTTGGTGCTGGGTGCGAACAAGCTCGCACACAAGTTCGGTGAGCGGGGGGTGTACCACAAGTGA
- a CDS encoding winged helix-turn-helix transcriptional regulator, which translates to MRASAARECSIANALAVVGERWSLLVLREVLLGNVRFDAIVAATGGSRDILAARLRTLVDAGVLEKRPYSSQPRRYEYVATESGRALQPVLLALMDWGDRYVTEGAPPTVWEHSCGAELHLAAVCAACGSPVGSGRSRLLRLGGVDQV; encoded by the coding sequence GTGAGGGCGTCAGCCGCCCGCGAGTGCTCGATCGCGAACGCGCTGGCCGTCGTGGGGGAGCGGTGGAGCCTGCTGGTGCTGCGCGAGGTGCTGCTGGGCAACGTCCGCTTCGACGCCATCGTCGCCGCGACCGGCGGCAGCCGCGACATCCTGGCCGCCCGGCTGCGCACGCTCGTCGACGCCGGGGTGCTGGAGAAGCGGCCGTACTCGTCGCAGCCGCGGCGGTACGAGTACGTGGCGACGGAGTCCGGGCGGGCGCTGCAGCCGGTGCTGCTGGCGCTGATGGACTGGGGCGACCGTTACGTCACCGAGGGCGCGCCGCCGACGGTGTGGGAGCACTCCTGCGGCGCCGAGCTGCACCTGGCCGCCGTGTGCGCCGCCTGTGGCTCGCCCGTCGGTTCCGGCCGCTCCCGCCTCCTCCGCCTCGGCGGCGTCGACCAGGTCTAG